The Rhodococcus opacus B4 genome contains the following window.
TTCTGCATCCGAAAAGACCATCTCGCCCGCATCACGCGCGTTCTGGGACCGCAGTTTCGCGGGCCGCCGCGCGATGTTCGAGGAGCTTCGTCAGCGGTCGCCGATCGAGTTCCACACGGAAACAGCCGGTCCGGGCTTCTGGTCGGTCGTCGGATACGACGACGTGGTGGCGGTCAGCCGGAACCCGGAGGTCTTCTCCTCGGCCAAGGGCTTCACCATCGACGACGTCCCGGCCGAGATCCTCGAGTTCGCCATGTCGATGATCGCCATGGACGACCCCCGTCACCGACGTCTGCGCGGCATCGTGCAATCGGCGTTCACCGCGGCCTCGGTGCGGGGCATCGCCGAGCGGGTGCGCGGCTACGCTGCGCAGATCGCCGCGGACCTACCCCGAGATGCCGAGTTCGACTTCGTCCCCGACGTCGCGACCCGGTTACCGGTGCAGGTGATCTGCGAGTTGCTCGGGATCCCGGAGAGCGACCGGCCGATGATCCTGGCCGCGGCGGCCGACGTCATCGCCGGAGGCGGTGATCAGGAGTTCGTCACCGCACCCGGCGGCGCGGCCGGCCTCGGCCAGATCTACGGATACGCCCTCGAACTGGGCGAGAAACGCAAGGCGGATCCCGGCGAGGATCTGACGTCCCGGCTGGTGTCGACGATGGTCGACGGCGAGACCCTCACACCGACCGAGTTCGGTTCCTTCGTCATCCTTCTGATCACGGCGGGTTTCGACACCACCCGGCAAGCGTTGGCCTGGGCGCTGCATCTGCTCAGCGAGCACCCCGACCAGAAAGAACTGTTGCTCGCCGATTTCGCCGGCCACATCGACAACACGATCGACGAGGTGATCCGCTTCGCCTCCCCGGTGCCCTACATGCGGCGCACCGCGTCCGTCGACACCGAGCTCGGCGGCGCCCATATCGCGGCGGGGGACAAGGTCGTCGTGTGGTATCTGTCCGCGAACCACGACGAACGCATCTTCGACGGTCCGGGCCGGTTCGACATCACCCGGGCGAACGCCGGCAAGCATCTCGGTTTCGGTGCGAAAGACATCCACCACTGCCTGGGTATGAACCTCGCACGGCTGGAGCTGCGCGTCATGCTCGAAGAACTGTTCACCGCCCATCCCGCACTCCACGCGGTGGGCGAACCGGAACTGCTGCTCTCCGCGTTCATCAGTGGCATCGATTCACTTCCAGTCCGGACACGTGACTGACGGTGCCCGAGGCGCGCCACCTCGATCACAGGGCAAAAGAAGCCTGAACTGCGAAGATGGCATGTCCCCTCCGCTCTGACTCCCAACGGGACATCGAAGAGTCACCGGGGTCACTCCGGTATCCGACTTCGGAGAATCGTCTAGCGGCAGAGTCGCCGAACGCCGAAACGCCCCCGTCCTCTCAGTGAGGATGGGGGCGTTCTGGGGTCGGGAGATAGCCGGCGGGGCAGGGACATGTCATCTGTGCAGCTCAGGGCAAAATCCTGACTTCAGTGACATCGAATGGGGCGAATGTCAATCACTCTGAGCGTCGGCGCCGAGGCTTCTGCACATCGGTGCGCGCGCCCTGTCCGGGTCTGTTGTTGGCCCACTCGATGACTTCGCCGCGCTTCCACAGCGGCGTTCGCCCGATCTTCTCGACCGGGGCCGGCGCCTGCCCCCGGGCGACATACGAGCGCCACGTCGAGGCGGAGATCTCGGTGCCGGACTCGGCCTTGATCAGGTCGATGCACTCCTGCGAGGTGAGCCTGTTCGGGTTGGCCATCTCAGATCTCCGGGTAGGTAATGGCCTGGATCGCGGAATCGCAGACGTACGGCCGAGTGAACGATGACGACTTACCGGTGCAGGGCGGCCTGCAGTCGGGCGTCCGGTGACGCGGGGGTTCCATGCGCTAGACCCTACAGCTCGAGGATGTAACGCCAGCGTGCCTGTCTGGGACATGTGGTATCTCTTCATGCTTGCAACAATACATTATTACGCTGTAAGGTATTGCTGGAAGGTAGACCTCGCCAAGGGAAGACGGTGCGAAATGACGCAGGCGGCATATTTGAATACCCGTCCGATCGAGTTCGCGAAGGGAGACCTGGTCGCGTGGACCGTGCGCCCAGGTGTCTACACCGTGGTCACGCGGTCGCGGGCATCGGTAGTACTGCTGCCAGTGGTGCCCGAGCCGTACGCCACGCCTGACGGCGGATGGATCACCCATCCGTCCAAATTGCGCCCCGTCGACTTCGTCGAGGTCGGACGCGCCGCACACGCGGAGGGGGAGACCCTTTCTCCTGCCCTGAGTGCGGTAGTGCGCCGCGCTCTCGAAGGCCTGACCGTCGGCGACGGGCTCGGTCGCAAGATCATGTCCGACTTCGTCGACGGATGGACGGCCGCCAGCCTCGCCGAGCGCTGAACAGCAATGCCAGTAATGCCAGCAATCAAGGGGGAATCATGACCAATCAACTCGTCCAGGGCCGCAATGTGTTGGACCTGCGCCCCGGCGACGTCGTGCGCGAACGCAATGCCGACTGGCCAGAGCCCTTCACCGCGGGCGAGTTCTACGACTACACCGTCGCCGAAATCATCCGCGTCAACACCACCACTGTGCACGTCGCCATCGTCACCGACGGATTCCCCGCCGCCGTGCCCTACAGCCCCGACCAGTGGGTGACCGTCGTCGAGGAGGTGAAGGCATCCCGATGACCCCGAACTGCATGTCGGAGGGTGCCGTCACGATGGCCACCGAGGAGGAGACGATGACCGCAGCAGAGAACGGCCCCCGGGAATGGGCGACGCGCATGCTCGCCCCGGGCCATGCGGTCATCCTCGATACCGAGACCAGCGACCTCGACGGATCGATCCTCGAGGTGGCCGTCATCGACGCGGCCACCGGCGCCGTCCTCCTCGACACCCTCGTCGATCCCGGCGACGTGCAGATTCACCCCGCGGCGGCAGCCGTACACGGCATCAGTGCCGCCCAGCTCATCGGCGCTCCAGACTGGCCCACCGTGTTCTCCGCCCTCGCAGCGGTCACCGCGGACCGGGTCGTACTCGCCTACAACGCATCATTTGATCAGAGTCGCATCGTGTACGACTGCCACCGTCACGGCCTTGACCCCCTGCATCTGGCTGACACCGAGCGGTGGGGATGCGTCATGGTGAAGCGCTCCCAGGCTGAAGGCGTCGAGAAGAACATTCGACTCGACGGTGCGCATCGCGCCTGCGGTGACGCAGAAGCAGCCCGCGCAGTCCTCCAGGGCATCGCAGACGGCCCTACCGGCACTCCTGCACCCTCTTGCGGCCGAGACGCCGCTCACCGCCGTGACGCGGTCGCTACGACCCCTTCCGGCGAACTGCTCGCAGACGCGTCCTGCCCGGCTGACGCAGCCCCGTCGGTGCCGGGCTCTTACCTGCATAGATGACACGTCCCCTTCGTTAGAAAGAAAATGACCTGCCCAAACCTTCCGACCACGACACTCCGCGCCGCACCGTTCATGTGATCGACCGCAGCGGGTGGGGAACCAGCGGCGCCTACCCTGCGATCCGTGCTCTCACGCTGATCTGGACCTGCACCACTTGCCAAGGCCCACGGGGAATCCCGCAGAAACACCGCTTCCATGAGGACGGCGAATGGTTTACCTGTGACCGATGGGACAACCCGTGCGGCCACGTCGACATGTATGTGTCGGTCCTGAACGAACCCCGAAAAGGGTAGAGGACTAAACCGGGTTTCTTTGTGGGACTTAACTCAAGTGTTGCAACATCACATTGGCACGCTGTAATGTCATTCTCGTAAGTCCGACACGGAAGGTCACCGTCATGAACGACAGCACCGCCGTCATCACCGCAGACATCGTCACCGCAGCCCGCCAGCTCGACTGGGGATCGATCGTGATCCGAGACGGACAGATCGCCGCGGTCGCCCTCGACGACGAGGTAGAAGGAGACGAAATTCTGGCGGACCACTTCGACCTGTGCGAACTGGCGGAGTCCGCGAGCGACGCCGCCATTGCGGCAGAGCTGAACGCGAATTCGCGCGACTGACCCGCAGACCCCCAGTAATCCCACCGACAAGGAGTTCTCATGTCCCACGCCCTCGCCGAAGCCATTACCCCGGACCACCCCCGCGACCGCATCGTCGGCGTGCACGGATACCACCGCGACGAGGCGGGTTCGCGGTTCGCGACCGTCCGCCTCGCCGACGACTCCAAGACCGAGATCGACCTCCTCGACATCTTCATCTCGCACCCGATCCGAGAGGTCGCCGCAGCGGCCTGACACACATCCGAAAGCCTTACCTGCCCAGTTGAAAGGACCCCGCAATGGACGTCGAAGCGAACACCGAAGCGGGGGAGGCGGAACGGTGAACGAGTATTTCCCGCCCGACTGGGACAACCGCCCCCGCGTCGAACCCTGGAACGGCCACATCACCCGGCAGATGTGGCTGGCCAGGGACAAAAGAGGACCTGGTCGGCATCATCGAACTGCTCGGCCACCAGATCACCACGGCGAAACAAGACGCACGCGACGCCGGCTATCTGGCCGACTGGCGAATCTTCCGGATGCTCGGCCAGGTACGACTCGGCGCCCGCGTGTACAACAACTTCGCCCGCGCACACCGCCGCGGCCGCAGGACAGTCCGGATCGATCAACTTCTCGAGGAGGCCACCGATGCCTGACCGCAACGACACACGCACCCCTCGCCGCGACTACCACGCCCTGATCGACGGCCGGGAAGTTCAGGTCGTCGGCCACGTGCATACCTCCCCGCACCACCCCGACCGCGGAGCCGCGATCACTCCGTTCGAGGATCTGGCCGAACCGGGTACCGGTGCACACCTGTTCGCGCTGGTCTCGGTCCGCTGCGCTACCGACGACACCACCGTCGACCTGGACACCGGTGTCAGCCACAGCAAGTACTTCGAGGGCCTGTTCAGGACGCCCAACGGCACCAGTTGGTACCTCACACCGGCGGTCTACGACCCGCGGTCGCGTACGTACGCCCTCGGTTCGCAGGCGCTCGCCGCGGGGCTGAGCATCGGTGCACTGCACGTCGACGTTCTCGAGGTGGTCGGTGGCGCTGGGTACGCTGCCCCCGCGGGTGTGCGGGTGCATGACTTTCCAGTGGGGGCCCCTGCACCCCGACAGCCGCGGGCTGCCGCCCTGACCACCCGCAGTCTCACGAGAGGAAAACAGTGAACGGTCTGTTCTGCAGCGGCGAGTCGATGGATACCGACCGATGAAACGCGCCGCCTTCTGGGGGTGGGCCACGGCCACAACAATCCCGGAAGCCTTGACGAACGCGCTCGACGCCGCGGTGTCGACGATGCACCAGGAACTCGGTGCCGATGCGCACCCGGTCAACACCTCGCACACCACAACCATCCTCACCGATCAGGTCCACCAGGACCCAGGACTGCTCAAGAGCCTTCTCGGGAGCTCGACGGCAATCGTGAACCGCGAAGACCACGCCCTGGTCACGGTCTTACTGATTGGCGAAGTCTGGTAGCCGCTGTGATTCGGAGATGAGACTGCAACGGGTGGCCGAACTCGCCGCATCTGCATAGCTCGTCGACCACGACCACCCGTGCAACTACCCAAGGAGCAGAGATGACCCTCAACGAGCGCAACGCCCCGGTTCCCGCCAACCGTGTCATCGACGAACCGTGGCGCACCGCGGTCACCGATGTGCTCTTTGCCCGCGTCAACGAACTCACACGCCTCTCACGAACGGGGATGAACCCCGCGGACAACCCTCCGCCGCTGGCGTCGCGACTGCATCGCGGCGAGGACCTGCTGCCACTGGCCGCCACCACGCCAGCCACCGAGAGCGGCACCGCGCGACGCAAGAAACTGATCTTCGCGCCCGGGCTCAGCCAAGACGCTCTCGCCCGCCGCCGAACGGTCCGGCTCGACCCGGCCACCGCGACGCCCGCCGGCGGTACCGAGGTCGTCCGTCTCGGCCAGCCCCGCGCCGAACCCGAGTAGGGGAGAGCGGAGCATCGGTCAACTCATGCAATTGACCTGGGGAAATGACACGTCCCCCATTTCGTGTCACGTCGAGAAGGGGACTCCATGAGCATCGAAAGCTGGCTGGCACGAGGGATCCTGAAGGCCATGACTGTGGCCGAGATCGAACTGTCGCCCGTAACGGCGGGATCGCCGCGGACGACCGGAGACCGCCAGTGATCGGTCGTCCTCCGACGTGGGGCACCTCGTTTCCAGGCGAGATGCTGCCCACGGTGACACGCGAAATCGATTCCCTGCGCACGGAACTCGCGGGGCATGACGGTGACACCAGTCCGGTCGTGGGGATGTTCCGCCGGTACCTGGATCTGCTCGAACGCGACGGACTCATGCTTGCCGACCGCGATCGGTTCGAGATCCGGCGCCTGCTCCAGCGTGCGCAGGGCCGGGTGACGTCCACCGCAGTGTTCCTGACCGGTGTGGTCGCGACGATCCTCGGGGTGAGCTGCGCCGGCATCCTGATGGACTACACCGCGGCCGCGCTCGGCCCGGCCAGTTTTCTCCTCGGGGCCCTGGTGGGAGCCGTGATCGCCGGTACCGTGATGCGAGTGGGCACACGTGAGCTGGGGTCGTGGACAGCGCACCTCGCCGACACCGCGATGGCCCGTCTGGACGAACGCCTGCCCTGATCCACCGCGGTCCCTCCAGACCGGGAGCGTCCGATGAGCGGAGCTGGGAATCGGCTGATCGCGCCGATGCTGTCCACACCGGGTGAACCACCGGTGGAAATGGACGGCTGGGCGGCCGAAATGAAGTACGACGGCTTCCGCCTATTAGCTGGGGTCGGTGGCGGCGCGCATCCGGTGCTGTGGACCCGCAACCTCAACGTTGTCACTTCCTCCTACCCGGAGGTGACCGAGGCGCTGACCGAGGCATTCGGTGGTCACGGGCGCATCGTCTTCGACGGTGAAATCGTCGCCCTCACGCAAGGTCGGCCTTCGTTCGCACGCCTGCAGAAGCGGGCGAACACCCTGCGCCCGACCACCGCCCTGCGCCGGCAGGTACCGGTCATTTTCCTGCCGTTCGATGTGCTCCGGCTCGACGGGGACGACCTGATGGGTGCCCCGTACCTCGATCGCCGCGCCGCCCTCACCGACCTCGGCCACCAACTCCAGGGCGCTGTCCTCCCGATCCAAATCCCACCACATTGGGAAGGCATCGAGGGTATGGTCATGCTCGAAGCGGTTCGCAGCTCGGGTATGGAAGGTGCTGTGTTCAAACGTGTTTCGTCGCTGTACCTTCCCGGTCAGCGTACCCGGGCGTGGCGGAAGGTGTTGATCCGTACCCGGGTGAGCTGCGTGGTTCTCGGGTGGATTCCTGCTGGCGGGATGCAGCACAACATGGTTGGCGCCCTTGTGCTCGGCGCCTACGACGACCAGGGTGCACTCCGGTATGTAGGGCACGTCGGGACCGGTTTCACTCAGGCTGGGCGCCGGCAGCTCGGTGAGCAACTGGCTGCCCTCGAACGTCCCACCAGCCCGATCGTCGCTGAGTCCGCGGCCGCGGAACAGCACGGTGTAGTGCGGTGGGTCCACCCGATTGTGGTGGTCGACATAGATATCCGCGAATACGGGCCCGGAGGGCTCCGGCACCCCTCGTACAAGGGCCAACGACCCGATCTCGATCCGGAAGGGGTCAAATGGGATTCATTGCAGTAGTTGCAACATCGCGCATCCGCTCAGAGCTGACGATTCAGCTGGTCGTGGCTTCCACCAAGTCGGGACCGGATCGCTGCATTCGAGGTGGCCCCGCGTGTTACATCAGGCACAACAATGATGCATCTGATACAACCGCCCTCCCTCGGCAGCAGTTCCGCGAGGGGATCCCCAATCGGAACTCCAGGTGGGGGCCAAACGGACTCCCCTGCAACTCTGATCGGAGTCCAACCACGGCCCCAACCCAGACTGTCTATCGTGACTGCATATGAGGCAGAGATTGGGTCCGATCGCGGCAGGGGCAGCTGCAGGAGCGTTGATCCTGACGAGCTGCTCGACCACAACCGACGTGCCGGAAACCTTCGCCGCCACGGTAACCGTCACCGGCGAAGCCAACCTGGCATCGGCCGAAACCGGCGAGTGCACCATCGGAGCCAATCGTGTCTCCCCGGGCGACACAGTGGTCATCCTCGGAGACACTGGTTCCGCATCCGCGAGGTCGCCACTGGAAGTCGGATCCATCGATCAGAAGCCCGACGGCATGGGCGTATGCACCTACACCGCGCACTTCGACGATATCCCCGCGAACCAGCGAAGCTACAACATCACCGTGACCAGCCCTATTAACGTGACCAACTTCGGGCTCCAGTCCTTCACCTCCGCCGAACTCAAAAGTGGTGCTACGTACCGCCTACTGCAGAACGCACCGCCGCCCGCCGGCGGCGGCATCGGATCTGAAGTGCAGGACAGTGACGGCACCCCCTGAAGCGGGCACCAGTGGCATATCAACCGATAGTTTCGGAGTATCAACCGGCCCCGCCGCCGCCTGCTCCTCCGCCACTGCTGTTGAAGGGAAAGATGTCGGTATGCGAGCCGTCCATGCGTCGAGGCGAAAGTGACGAGTAGGGACTCGGCTTCCGGTCGTGCATCAACCCCCGAAGCGTGACCCCAATCCTTGGAGGGTCCTCCAGAACCAATTCCCCGAACGAACCGGGGCAGCTCCAGACCCGTACGGGATAGGTTCCTTGCGAACGTAGTGCTCCATACCCCTTAGCGTAGCCAGCAATCTGCATACTCGATAGCGTGACCTGCAACAACGCCGAGAGCTCCGATGCGAATGCCTCAGCCGACACGGTCGGGTGAGGCTCCAGCCGAACCGGCATCGAGTGGCTGCTGTCGTCGATCGGTGACCGCTCAACGATCGCCTTTCGGTGGTCAGCCCTGTGTGGGTGATGTCGGTACAAGGGTCT
Protein-coding sequences here:
- a CDS encoding cytochrome P450 encodes the protein MTGSASEKTISPASRAFWDRSFAGRRAMFEELRQRSPIEFHTETAGPGFWSVVGYDDVVAVSRNPEVFSSAKGFTIDDVPAEILEFAMSMIAMDDPRHRRLRGIVQSAFTAASVRGIAERVRGYAAQIAADLPRDAEFDFVPDVATRLPVQVICELLGIPESDRPMILAAAADVIAGGGDQEFVTAPGGAAGLGQIYGYALELGEKRKADPGEDLTSRLVSTMVDGETLTPTEFGSFVILLITAGFDTTRQALAWALHLLSEHPDQKELLLADFAGHIDNTIDEVIRFASPVPYMRRTASVDTELGGAHIAAGDKVVVWYLSANHDERIFDGPGRFDITRANAGKHLGFGAKDIHHCLGMNLARLELRVMLEELFTAHPALHAVGEPELLLSAFISGIDSLPVRTRD
- a CDS encoding helix-turn-helix transcriptional regulator, whose protein sequence is MANPNRLTSQECIDLIKAESGTEISASTWRSYVARGQAPAPVEKIGRTPLWKRGEVIEWANNRPGQGARTDVQKPRRRRSE
- a CDS encoding 3'-5' exonuclease; protein product: MTPNCMSEGAVTMATEEETMTAAENGPREWATRMLAPGHAVILDTETSDLDGSILEVAVIDAATGAVLLDTLVDPGDVQIHPAAAAVHGISAAQLIGAPDWPTVFSALAAVTADRVVLAYNASFDQSRIVYDCHRHGLDPLHLADTERWGCVMVKRSQAEGVEKNIRLDGAHRACGDAEAARAVLQGIADGPTGTPAPSCGRDAAHRRDAVATTPSGELLADASCPADAAPSVPGSYLHR
- a CDS encoding ATP-dependent DNA ligase encodes the protein MSGAGNRLIAPMLSTPGEPPVEMDGWAAEMKYDGFRLLAGVGGGAHPVLWTRNLNVVTSSYPEVTEALTEAFGGHGRIVFDGEIVALTQGRPSFARLQKRANTLRPTTALRRQVPVIFLPFDVLRLDGDDLMGAPYLDRRAALTDLGHQLQGAVLPIQIPPHWEGIEGMVMLEAVRSSGMEGAVFKRVSSLYLPGQRTRAWRKVLIRTRVSCVVLGWIPAGGMQHNMVGALVLGAYDDQGALRYVGHVGTGFTQAGRRQLGEQLAALERPTSPIVAESAAAEQHGVVRWVHPIVVVDIDIREYGPGGLRHPSYKGQRPDLDPEGVKWDSLQ